From a region of the Qipengyuania spongiae genome:
- a CDS encoding aspartyl protease family protein — protein MSVNLKSLLTLSVASLLISVHASPVFSQELVEKSRVKVNISFESADSRAPLKFETIKGIILFEVYVNGVKTYGMLDNEIGRSVIDVELAQRLGLKISENDAKVSTQNGDLNQYVVDSVHVSLPGQLTIDAPSYAINLQGISRHIGKEIGFVLGKDYFSELIFIISNKNKSLRIGPPGSMNGIEGQRFLPVHPQNGTVPIEVDGEVFNLNIDTGSTESVGFRQKPWDRMGSATSRESFLMAAGSGRVSKVPYSRGHSISVNGHRLDDQRLSLTLFHGDEGDGVIGMGVLKNFDLVFNYSDNKIWVFPIVQ, from the coding sequence ATGAGCGTGAATTTGAAGTCTTTACTTACTTTATCAGTAGCATCTTTACTTATATCAGTTCATGCGTCGCCAGTCTTTTCTCAAGAATTGGTCGAGAAATCCCGAGTAAAGGTCAACATATCCTTTGAATCTGCTGACAGCCGAGCGCCGCTGAAGTTCGAGACGATTAAGGGTATCATTCTCTTCGAAGTTTATGTCAACGGCGTGAAAACCTATGGAATGCTGGACAATGAAATCGGTCGCAGCGTTATTGATGTTGAGCTTGCTCAAAGACTTGGTCTCAAAATTAGTGAGAATGACGCCAAGGTGTCAACGCAGAATGGAGATCTGAATCAATATGTGGTGGATTCCGTTCACGTTTCTCTACCCGGTCAACTTACGATAGACGCGCCTAGTTATGCGATAAATCTGCAAGGAATTTCTCGACATATCGGAAAAGAAATTGGTTTCGTTTTGGGTAAGGATTACTTTTCAGAACTTATATTTATTATATCGAATAAAAACAAGAGCCTTCGCATTGGGCCGCCGGGCTCGATGAATGGCATTGAAGGTCAAAGGTTTTTGCCAGTCCATCCGCAGAACGGAACCGTTCCCATCGAGGTTGATGGAGAAGTGTTCAATCTGAATATCGATACGGGATCTACAGAGAGTGTAGGATTCAGGCAAAAGCCATGGGACAGAATGGGTAGCGCCACATCGCGCGAATCTTTTCTCATGGCGGCGGGAAGCGGCCGTGTTTCAAAAGTTCCCTATTCACGAGGCCATTCCATCTCAGTCAACGGGCATCGATTGGATGATCAACGACTTTCGCTCACGCTCTTTCATGGCGATGAGGGAGATGGTGTCATCGGGATGGGCGTCTTGAAAAATTTCGATCTAGTGTTTAATTACTCTGATAATAAAATTTGGGTATTCCCGATCGTTCAGTGA
- a CDS encoding TadE/TadG family protein, producing MAFLCRFLARLFADRAGNVLAIVGAGMIPLAMMIGSGIDISRAYMAKSRMQSACDAASLAARRVMRNDTFTSEVDRTGKEFFAFNYPAGIYGTEAFTPVITKPQAGVVRVTAASRIPTAVMNLFGFRTLPVEVSCNASLNFVNTDIVLVLDVTGSMNDTVGGSVKIQALRDAVLALYDELAPVQAQLRAQGQRLRYSIVPYSSTVNVGRLLYAQNPSYLRTNTTVPSRVANFNQPVYAANSPTRSEGWQIYNGTLTSSDCQTYVGQSEQAGGGPAPTPTTVTRYFGNSAGNGFSQSRNWGWSGAPDTSNTYRSCRRWRVVETTTYETRYSHSNWTYRQVSFDVSNYIKPSGSLTFATSAVGTVPTAGSYNAQQLAAIGSGTSTAQSVWNGCIEERDTTTSIDGGSSLSIPSAAKDLNINLIPSDDSSRWRPMVPDLLFTRNVGSTSDNHNGGATDTTLWIKNNSYSSGYWACPDEARRLAEWDRSTLNAYLQKLAPVGGTYHDIGMIWGARFASTRGVFADACETYAGMPCNRHVIFMTDGAQTAYCGVYSAYGVERNDMRVMGSTNCSSDSQTNSVTANLLSRHEQRFRMACNATKNLGASVWVIGFDTSLNSNLINCATNAGQADTATNRDALIAKFRAIGNKIGALRLTQ from the coding sequence ATGGCATTTCTGTGTCGATTTCTTGCCCGTCTGTTCGCGGACCGAGCGGGCAACGTGCTCGCCATCGTCGGGGCGGGGATGATCCCGCTCGCCATGATGATCGGCAGCGGGATCGACATCAGCCGCGCCTACATGGCCAAGAGCCGGATGCAGAGCGCCTGCGACGCCGCCTCGCTCGCCGCGCGCCGGGTGATGCGCAACGACACCTTCACGAGCGAGGTCGACCGGACGGGCAAGGAATTCTTCGCCTTCAACTATCCCGCCGGCATCTACGGCACCGAAGCGTTCACGCCGGTCATCACCAAGCCGCAGGCCGGGGTGGTCCGCGTGACGGCGGCGAGCCGGATCCCGACCGCGGTGATGAACCTGTTCGGCTTCCGCACCCTGCCGGTCGAGGTGAGCTGCAACGCCTCGCTGAATTTCGTCAACACCGACATCGTGCTGGTGCTCGACGTGACCGGATCGATGAACGACACGGTCGGCGGATCGGTCAAGATCCAGGCGCTGCGCGATGCCGTGCTGGCTCTGTACGACGAGCTGGCGCCGGTGCAGGCGCAGTTGCGCGCTCAGGGGCAGAGGCTGCGCTACAGCATCGTGCCTTATTCGAGCACGGTGAATGTCGGGCGGCTGCTCTATGCGCAGAACCCATCCTATCTGCGCACGAACACGACGGTCCCCTCGCGCGTCGCGAATTTCAATCAGCCGGTTTACGCGGCCAACTCGCCGACCCGCAGTGAGGGTTGGCAAATCTATAACGGGACCCTGACGAGCTCCGATTGCCAAACCTACGTCGGGCAGTCCGAGCAAGCCGGTGGTGGCCCCGCGCCGACGCCCACGACAGTCACGAGATATTTCGGAAACTCCGCAGGCAATGGCTTCAGCCAGTCGCGGAACTGGGGGTGGTCGGGCGCTCCGGACACCTCGAACACTTATCGCAGCTGCCGCCGGTGGCGGGTCGTCGAGACGACCACCTACGAGACCCGCTACAGTCACAGCAACTGGACCTATCGGCAGGTTTCCTTCGACGTCTCGAACTACATCAAGCCCTCCGGTAGCCTGACTTTCGCAACGAGCGCTGTCGGAACGGTTCCGACGGCCGGCAGCTACAATGCGCAGCAGCTGGCCGCCATAGGCTCGGGCACGAGCACTGCCCAGTCGGTGTGGAACGGCTGCATCGAGGAACGCGACACCACCACGTCGATCGACGGCGGGAGCAGCCTTTCCATTCCCTCGGCGGCCAAGGATCTCAACATTAATCTGATCCCCAGCGACGATTCGTCGCGTTGGCGGCCGATGGTTCCGGATCTCCTCTTTACCCGTAATGTTGGCTCGACTTCCGACAACCACAATGGCGGTGCGACCGACACGACCTTGTGGATCAAGAACAACTCCTACAGCTCCGGCTACTGGGCATGTCCCGACGAAGCACGGCGTCTGGCAGAATGGGACCGCTCGACGCTGAACGCATATCTTCAGAAACTGGCTCCGGTGGGGGGCACCTATCACGATATCGGCATGATCTGGGGCGCGCGGTTCGCTTCGACCCGCGGGGTCTTCGCCGATGCCTGCGAAACCTATGCCGGCATGCCGTGCAACCGCCATGTCATCTTCATGACCGACGGGGCTCAGACTGCCTATTGCGGCGTCTACAGCGCCTATGGCGTTGAACGGAACGACATGCGTGTCATGGGCTCGACGAATTGTTCGTCCGACAGCCAGACCAACTCCGTCACGGCCAATCTTCTGAGCCGCCACGAACAGCGTTTCCGGATGGCCTGCAACGCCACCAAGAATCTCGGCGCCTCGGTGTGGGTGATCGGGTTCGACACCTCGCTCAATTCGAACCTCATCAATTGTGCGACCAATGCGGGGCAGGCCGACACGGCCACCAACCGCGACGCGCTGATCGCGAAGTTCCGGGCGATCGGAAACAAGATCGGCGCGCTGAGGCTGACGCAATGA
- the lepA gene encoding translation elongation factor 4 encodes MTDLSRIRNFSIIAHIDHGKSTLADRLIQFCGGLTDREMSEQVLDNMDIEKERGITIKAQTVRLSYTAKDGETYELNLMDTPGHVDFAYEVSRSLAACEGALLVVDAAQGVEAQTLANVYQSIEHDHEIVPVINKIDLPAAEPERVAEEIEEIVGIEATGPWQEGGAVLASAKSGIGVEDVLEALVARIPPPQGDRAAPLKAMLVDSWYDPYLGVVILVRVIDGYLHKGLQVKFMQGGTQHLVDRVGAFTPKRVDLPEIGPGEIGFITAQIKEVEQARVGDTITTVKNGAPEALKGYKEVQPVVFCGLFPVDAADFEKLRESIGKLRLNDASFSYEMESSAALGFGFRAGFLGLLHLEIIQERLSREYDLDLITTAPSVVYRVHLGHTKMEDAKTIDIHNPADWPDVNRIETIEEPWIKAVIYTPDEYLGPILKLCQDRRGIQTNLTYVGGRAQVSYELPLNEVVFDFYDRLKSISRGYASFDYEQIGLREGDLVKMNILVNNEPVDALSLIVHRSVAEERGRGMCERLKDLIPRHLFKIPIQAAIGGKVIARETIAALRKDVTAKCYGGDITRKKKLLEKQKKGKARMREYGNVSIPQEAFIAALRMGEE; translated from the coding sequence ATGACCGACCTCTCCAGAATCCGCAATTTCAGCATAATTGCCCACATCGACCACGGGAAATCGACCCTCGCGGATCGGTTGATCCAGTTTTGCGGGGGGCTGACGGATCGCGAGATGTCCGAGCAAGTCCTTGATAACATGGACATCGAGAAGGAGCGCGGGATCACCATCAAGGCGCAGACCGTGCGCCTTTCCTACACCGCGAAGGATGGCGAGACCTACGAGCTCAACCTCATGGACACGCCCGGTCATGTCGACTTCGCCTATGAAGTTTCGCGCAGCCTCGCCGCGTGCGAGGGCGCGCTGCTGGTGGTCGACGCGGCGCAGGGTGTCGAGGCGCAGACGCTCGCCAATGTCTACCAGTCGATCGAGCACGATCACGAGATCGTCCCCGTCATCAACAAGATCGATCTGCCCGCCGCCGAGCCCGAGCGGGTGGCCGAGGAGATCGAGGAGATCGTCGGCATCGAGGCGACCGGCCCGTGGCAGGAGGGCGGGGCGGTCCTCGCTTCGGCCAAGTCCGGCATCGGGGTGGAGGACGTGCTCGAAGCGCTCGTCGCGCGCATCCCCCCGCCGCAGGGCGACCGCGCCGCGCCGCTCAAGGCCATGCTGGTCGATTCCTGGTACGACCCCTATCTCGGCGTGGTCATCCTCGTCCGCGTGATCGACGGATACCTGCACAAGGGGCTGCAGGTGAAGTTCATGCAGGGCGGCACCCAGCACCTCGTCGACCGGGTCGGCGCCTTCACGCCCAAGCGCGTCGACCTGCCCGAGATTGGCCCGGGCGAGATCGGCTTCATCACCGCCCAGATCAAGGAGGTGGAGCAGGCCCGCGTCGGCGACACCATCACCACGGTCAAGAACGGCGCGCCCGAGGCGCTCAAGGGGTACAAGGAAGTGCAGCCGGTGGTCTTCTGTGGCCTGTTCCCGGTCGACGCCGCCGATTTCGAGAAGCTGCGCGAGAGCATCGGCAAGCTGCGCCTCAACGATGCCAGCTTCAGCTACGAGATGGAAAGCTCCGCCGCGCTGGGCTTCGGCTTCCGCGCGGGCTTCCTCGGCCTCTTGCATCTGGAGATCATCCAGGAGCGCCTCAGCCGCGAATACGATCTCGACCTCATCACCACCGCGCCCTCGGTCGTCTACCGGGTCCATCTCGGCCACACCAAGATGGAGGATGCCAAGACGATCGACATCCACAATCCCGCCGACTGGCCCGACGTCAACCGGATCGAGACGATCGAGGAGCCGTGGATCAAGGCGGTGATCTACACGCCTGACGAATATCTCGGCCCGATCCTCAAGCTGTGCCAGGACCGGCGCGGCATCCAGACCAACCTGACCTATGTCGGCGGCCGCGCGCAGGTGAGCTACGAGCTGCCGCTGAACGAGGTGGTGTTCGACTTCTACGACCGGCTGAAGAGCATCAGCCGCGGCTATGCCAGCTTCGATTACGAGCAGATCGGCCTTCGCGAAGGCGACCTCGTGAAGATGAACATCCTCGTCAACAACGAGCCGGTCGACGCGCTGTCCCTGATCGTCCACCGCAGCGTGGCCGAGGAACGCGGCCGCGGCATGTGCGAACGCCTCAAGGACCTCATCCCGCGCCACCTGTTCAAGATCCCGATCCAGGCCGCGATCGGCGGCAAGGTGATCGCCCGCGAGACCATCGCCGCCCTGCGCAAGGACGTGACCGCCAAGTGCTATGGCGGCGACATCACCCGCAAGAAGAAGCTGCTGGAAAAGCAGAAGAAGGGCAAGGCGCGGATGCGGGAATACGGCAATGTGAGCATTCCGCAGGAGGCGTTTATCGCCGCGCTGCGGATGGGGGAAGAGTGA
- a CDS encoding outer membrane protein assembly factor BamD, whose amino-acid sequence MTVSAVSRVSRAVVLASATLALAACGGGAGSRPSDTAYVARDVESLYTEAKARMDAGDTLLAAALFDEVERQHPYSPWARRAQLMSAFSYYGAQDYNKAIASAQRFLSIHPGNKDAPYAYYLIALSYYEQISDVQRDQKITEQALASLREVERRFPATEYATDARLKIDLVQDHLAGKEMEIGRFYQRSGRWIAAQIRFQNVIDNFQTTSHAAEALYRLTESSLALGVPTEAQKYAAVLGANYPGSEWYDKAYDLVERHAAGVTVS is encoded by the coding sequence ATGACCGTTTCCGCCGTATCGCGCGTCAGCCGCGCCGTCGTTCTCGCATCCGCAACTCTCGCTCTCGCCGCATGCGGGGGCGGGGCGGGGAGCAGACCGTCAGACACGGCCTATGTCGCCCGCGATGTCGAATCGCTCTACACCGAAGCGAAAGCGCGGATGGATGCGGGCGACACTTTGCTCGCCGCCGCGCTGTTCGACGAGGTGGAGCGTCAGCACCCCTATTCCCCTTGGGCACGCCGCGCGCAGTTGATGAGTGCGTTCAGCTATTACGGCGCGCAGGACTACAACAAGGCGATTGCCTCGGCCCAGCGGTTCCTCTCGATCCATCCCGGCAACAAGGACGCGCCCTACGCCTATTACCTGATCGCGCTCAGCTATTACGAGCAGATCAGCGATGTTCAGCGCGATCAGAAGATCACCGAGCAGGCTCTCGCCTCCCTGCGCGAGGTGGAGCGGCGCTTCCCCGCTACCGAGTACGCTACCGATGCGCGCCTCAAGATCGACTTGGTGCAGGATCACCTCGCCGGCAAGGAAATGGAAATCGGCCGGTTCTACCAGCGTAGTGGTCGGTGGATCGCGGCGCAGATCCGGTTCCAGAACGTGATCGACAATTTCCAGACCACGAGCCACGCGGCCGAGGCGCTGTATCGCTTGACCGAAAGCAGTCTCGCTCTCGGCGTGCCGACCGAAGCGCAGAAATATGCCGCCGTGCTGGGGGCGAACTATCCTGGCAGCGAATGGTACGACAAGGCTTACGATCTGGTGGAACGCCACGCCGCCGGCGTCACGGTAAGCTGA
- the ligA gene encoding NAD-dependent DNA ligase LigA, which translates to MRLARSIARANRLYHAEDAPEITDQEYDALVRRNAELEAAFPHLVRADSPSQDVGHEIAASPLSKVTHEVRMTSLDNAFAGEEVHEWIARVRRFLSLGADEPIAFTAEDKIDGLSCSLRYENGALVRAATRGDGQVGEDVTPNVAHIADIPAQLDGPAPAVFEIRGEVYMSKADFAALNAAQQKDGGKLFANPRNAAAGSLRQKDASVTAVRPLRFWAHGWGAASEVPGETQEEVVRRIEAWGLPVSPLFRRVSSAEELLAHYEAIAAERPDLPYEIDGVVYKVDRLDYQRRLGIVGKAPRWALAHKFPAERAETVLESIDIQVGRTGKLTPVGRLAPVLVGGVTVTNVTLHNRDEIERLGVRPGDRIVVQRAGDVIPQVVDNLTREVEREPYRFPDHCPECGSEAVAEEGEVDVRCTGGLICPAQRTERLKHFVSRSALDIDGLGEKTIDQFFAKGWLESPADIFRLKKRRDDILALEGWKDKSVDNLLASIETRREPDAARLLFGLGVRHVGAVTARDLMKYFHTLPALREAAEKARAGDEGPAAELTAIDGIGSAVVEALGDFFHEDHNRAVWDDILSEVSPPHYEVETKDSAVAGKTVVFTGKLETMSRDEAKAQAERLGAKASGSVSAKTDLVVAGPGAGSKLKKAADLGIEVIEEADWARIVAEAG; encoded by the coding sequence ATGCGGCTGGCCCGGTCGATCGCGCGGGCGAACCGGCTGTACCATGCCGAGGATGCGCCGGAGATCACCGATCAGGAATACGATGCGCTGGTGAGGCGCAATGCCGAGCTGGAAGCGGCGTTTCCGCACCTGGTCCGAGCGGATTCGCCATCGCAGGATGTCGGACACGAAATCGCCGCATCGCCGCTGTCGAAGGTGACGCACGAGGTGCGCATGACCAGCCTCGACAACGCCTTCGCGGGCGAGGAAGTGCACGAGTGGATCGCGCGGGTGCGGCGCTTCCTGTCGCTCGGGGCAGACGAGCCGATCGCCTTCACCGCCGAGGACAAGATCGACGGCCTGTCGTGTTCGCTGCGTTACGAGAACGGCGCGCTGGTCCGGGCGGCGACACGGGGCGACGGTCAGGTGGGCGAGGACGTGACGCCCAATGTCGCGCACATCGCCGACATCCCTGCGCAACTCGATGGACCGGCACCTGCGGTGTTCGAGATCCGGGGCGAAGTCTATATGAGCAAGGCCGATTTTGCTGCGCTCAATGCTGCGCAGCAAAAAGATGGCGGAAAGCTCTTCGCCAACCCACGCAACGCTGCCGCGGGGTCGCTGCGGCAGAAGGATGCGAGCGTCACCGCGGTCCGCCCGCTTCGGTTCTGGGCGCATGGCTGGGGCGCGGCGAGCGAAGTGCCGGGGGAAACGCAGGAGGAGGTGGTCCGGCGGATCGAGGCATGGGGCCTGCCCGTCTCGCCGCTGTTTCGCCGGGTTTCGAGCGCGGAGGAACTGCTCGCCCATTACGAGGCGATCGCTGCCGAAAGGCCCGACCTGCCTTATGAGATCGACGGCGTCGTCTACAAGGTCGACCGGCTCGACTATCAGCGGCGTCTCGGCATTGTCGGCAAGGCACCACGCTGGGCGCTGGCGCACAAGTTTCCTGCCGAGCGCGCCGAGACCGTTCTGGAGAGCATCGACATTCAGGTCGGCCGCACGGGCAAGCTGACCCCGGTCGGCAGACTCGCGCCGGTGCTCGTGGGCGGCGTGACGGTGACCAACGTGACCCTGCACAATCGCGACGAGATCGAGCGGCTGGGCGTGCGACCGGGCGACCGCATCGTCGTCCAGCGGGCCGGCGACGTGATTCCGCAGGTGGTCGACAATCTCACTCGCGAAGTCGAACGCGAACCCTACCGCTTTCCCGACCATTGTCCCGAATGCGGCAGCGAGGCAGTGGCCGAGGAGGGCGAGGTCGATGTGCGCTGCACCGGCGGCCTTATCTGCCCGGCACAGCGCACCGAGCGGCTGAAACATTTCGTCAGTCGCAGTGCGCTCGATATTGACGGGCTGGGCGAGAAGACCATCGACCAGTTCTTCGCGAAAGGCTGGCTGGAAAGTCCGGCCGACATCTTCCGGCTGAAGAAGCGGCGGGACGACATTCTCGCGCTGGAGGGCTGGAAGGACAAGTCTGTCGACAACCTGTTGGCAAGTATCGAGACCCGGCGCGAACCGGATGCGGCGCGGCTGCTGTTCGGTCTCGGCGTCCGCCATGTCGGCGCTGTCACCGCGCGCGACCTGATGAAGTATTTCCACACGCTTCCTGCCCTGCGCGAGGCGGCTGAAAAGGCGCGAGCGGGTGACGAGGGTCCGGCGGCCGAGCTGACCGCGATCGACGGGATCGGCAGCGCGGTGGTCGAGGCGCTGGGCGATTTCTTCCACGAGGATCACAATCGTGCGGTGTGGGACGACATTCTCTCCGAGGTCTCTCCGCCCCATTACGAGGTCGAGACGAAGGACAGTGCGGTCGCCGGCAAGACGGTCGTCTTCACCGGAAAGCTCGAAACCATGAGCCGGGACGAGGCGAAGGCACAGGCCGAACGGCTCGGCGCCAAGGCCAGCGGCTCGGTCAGCGCAAAAACCGACCTCGTCGTCGCCGGGCCGGGCGCGGGGAGCAAGCTCAAGAAGGCCGCCGATCTGGGGATCGAGGTGATCGAGGAAGCGGACTGGGCGAGGATCGTCGCGGAGGCGGGATGA
- a CDS encoding TadE/TadG family type IV pilus assembly protein, whose protein sequence is MAASATRIGTKLRGIIRAQGGFAMVEFALSLPIFVALLFGGLEIINLVMAHMRVNQIAITVADNAGRTREVIDEADIYEVFAGADQVGAGIDFAENGRIVLSSLQPNGQAGSNAGQMINWQRCHGEMGVAPAYGAQGKGRTNNSLAMGMGPAGKQIRAADGTAVMFVEVTYRYVPTLLASVVKGGTILRYETAFNVRERTNQDPTNTQNLPIKSC, encoded by the coding sequence ATGGCGGCGAGCGCAACCAGGATCGGAACAAAGCTGCGTGGCATTATCCGCGCGCAGGGCGGCTTCGCCATGGTGGAGTTCGCGCTGTCCCTGCCGATCTTCGTCGCCCTTCTGTTCGGCGGGCTCGAGATCATCAATCTCGTGATGGCGCATATGCGCGTCAACCAGATCGCCATCACCGTGGCCGACAATGCCGGGCGCACCCGCGAGGTGATCGACGAGGCGGACATTTACGAGGTATTCGCCGGCGCGGATCAGGTCGGTGCCGGAATCGACTTCGCCGAAAACGGACGGATCGTCCTGTCGTCCCTCCAACCGAACGGCCAAGCGGGAAGCAATGCCGGCCAGATGATCAACTGGCAGCGTTGCCATGGAGAGATGGGTGTAGCGCCCGCTTACGGAGCGCAGGGCAAGGGGCGCACCAACAACAGCCTCGCCATGGGAATGGGTCCTGCGGGCAAGCAGATCAGGGCGGCGGACGGGACGGCAGTGATGTTCGTCGAGGTTACCTATCGCTACGTTCCGACGCTGCTCGCCAGTGTCGTGAAAGGCGGGACGATCCTGCGATACGAAACGGCCTTCAACGTGCGCGAGCGGACCAACCAGGACCCGACCAACACCCAGAATCTCCCCATCAAATCCTGCTGA
- a CDS encoding TadE/TadG family type IV pilus assembly protein, translating to MTGLLARLHSDERGAAIPEFAFILLPLVLFLAGGMDLGYQAYLRSVLQGALNDISRSGSLETPDVGCTGATLELRIECAIEKRSNVLARNARYDVEIKNFYDFSSIGRSERLTTDHNGNGAYDPGDCFIDLNENGRFDMSAGRAGVGGADDVSFYKVTARMPRLFPIHRLIETTPEYAIVATAALRNQPYAAQRRPPTVCV from the coding sequence ATGACCGGTTTGCTCGCCCGGCTTCACAGTGACGAACGGGGAGCGGCGATCCCCGAGTTCGCATTCATCCTGCTGCCGCTCGTGCTGTTCCTCGCCGGCGGAATGGACCTCGGTTACCAAGCCTATCTGCGATCGGTGCTGCAGGGCGCGCTCAACGACATCTCGCGCAGCGGATCGCTCGAGACTCCCGATGTCGGCTGCACTGGCGCGACGCTGGAACTGCGGATCGAATGCGCGATCGAGAAGCGGTCGAACGTCCTGGCCCGCAACGCGCGTTACGATGTGGAGATCAAGAACTTCTACGATTTTTCCTCGATCGGACGCAGCGAGCGGCTCACCACCGATCACAACGGCAACGGTGCCTACGATCCCGGCGACTGCTTCATCGATCTCAACGAGAACGGCCGGTTCGACATGAGCGCGGGGCGGGCCGGCGTAGGCGGAGCGGACGATGTGTCCTTCTACAAGGTCACCGCCAGAATGCCGCGCCTGTTCCCGATCCACCGCCTGATCGAAACGACTCCGGAATACGCGATCGTCGCGACCGCCGCCTTGCGCAATCAGCCTTACGCGGCGCAACGCCGACCGCCCACGGTGTGTGTGTGA
- the recN gene encoding DNA repair protein RecN, with protein sequence MLTRLSIRNIVLIEALDLDFHRGLGVLTGETGAGKSILLDAMGLVLGNRADSALVRGGEDRASVTGSFEFAALPDGVAEALDDAGVEIESGEPLLIRRQLKADGGSKAWINDQPVGVALLRELSAHLVELHGQHDDRGLVNPRGHRDLLDRYAGADRAGVAAAWREWRTTEERLAEARETLEIAKADQDLLLAHLAELTALEPQAGEEMRLAEARATMQKGEKLSGDLAELLHLWEGSDSPLAALRVAARRLDRIAPEHPSLADALASLDRAVIEAGEAEDKLQAAAEALEHDPAALEAAETRLFDLRALARKHRCEVDELPEKMREFRAALESIEGGEAQFDALEAAAKSARAEYEKRARSLHDARRAAALRLDEAVATELAPLKLDAARFRTEVAEMPEDRWGPQGMDAVEFLIATNPGADFAPLAKIASGGELSRFILALKVALAEQGGAATVIFDEIDRGVGGAVASAIGERLARLADGGQLLAVTHSPQVAARGRTHYMIAKSSEGTVTRTSVLLLDEAGRQEEIARMLSGAEVTPEARAQADRLLEGV encoded by the coding sequence ATGCTCACGCGCTTGTCCATCCGCAATATCGTGCTGATCGAAGCGCTCGACCTCGACTTTCATCGCGGCCTCGGCGTACTGACCGGGGAGACCGGGGCGGGCAAGTCGATCCTGCTCGACGCGATGGGTCTGGTGCTCGGCAACCGCGCCGACAGTGCCCTGGTTCGCGGGGGCGAGGACAGGGCGAGCGTGACCGGCAGTTTCGAATTCGCCGCGCTGCCCGACGGGGTCGCCGAGGCGCTCGACGATGCCGGAGTGGAGATCGAGTCCGGCGAACCGCTACTGATCCGCCGACAATTGAAAGCGGACGGCGGCAGCAAGGCATGGATCAACGACCAGCCGGTCGGCGTGGCCCTATTGCGCGAACTGTCCGCGCATCTCGTCGAACTGCACGGGCAACACGATGATCGCGGACTCGTCAATCCTCGCGGGCATCGCGACCTGCTCGATCGGTATGCCGGAGCGGACCGCGCGGGTGTCGCTGCAGCATGGCGCGAATGGCGGACGACGGAAGAACGGCTGGCCGAAGCGCGCGAGACGCTGGAGATCGCCAAGGCGGATCAGGATCTGTTGCTCGCACATTTGGCCGAACTGACCGCGCTCGAACCGCAGGCAGGCGAGGAGATGCGACTGGCCGAAGCGCGCGCCACCATGCAGAAGGGCGAGAAGCTGTCCGGCGATCTGGCCGAACTGCTCCATTTGTGGGAGGGCTCGGATTCGCCTTTGGCGGCTCTTCGGGTCGCTGCGCGGCGGCTGGACCGGATCGCGCCCGAGCATCCCTCGCTCGCCGACGCGCTGGCAAGTCTCGACCGCGCGGTGATCGAAGCGGGCGAGGCGGAGGACAAGCTGCAAGCGGCGGCCGAGGCTCTGGAGCATGATCCGGCCGCGCTGGAGGCGGCCGAGACGCGCCTCTTCGACCTGCGCGCTCTTGCCCGTAAGCATCGCTGCGAGGTCGACGAATTACCCGAGAAGATGCGCGAATTTCGTGCCGCGCTCGAAAGCATCGAGGGCGGAGAGGCGCAGTTCGACGCGTTGGAAGCTGCGGCGAAGTCTGCGCGCGCAGAATACGAGAAGCGCGCGCGATCGCTGCACGATGCGCGCCGGGCGGCGGCACTCAGGCTCGACGAGGCCGTTGCAACCGAGCTCGCACCGCTCAAGCTCGATGCCGCCCGCTTCCGCACGGAGGTGGCCGAGATGCCCGAGGATCGCTGGGGTCCGCAGGGCATGGATGCGGTCGAATTCCTCATCGCCACCAATCCCGGCGCCGATTTCGCCCCGCTCGCCAAGATCGCCAGCGGCGGCGAATTGTCGCGTTTCATCCTCGCGCTGAAAGTCGCGCTGGCGGAGCAGGGCGGGGCGGCGACTGTCATCTTCGACGAAATCGACCGCGGGGTCGGCGGTGCGGTGGCGAGCGCCATTGGCGAACGTCTCGCAAGGCTGGCGGATGGTGGCCAATTGCTGGCGGTAACGCACAGCCCACAGGTCGCCGCCCGCGGCCGCACGCATTACATGATCGCGAAAAGCAGCGAGGGTACGGTTACGCGGACCAGCGTGCTGCTGCTCGACGAGGCCGGTCGCCAGGAGGAGATCGCCCGCATGCTCAGCGGTGCCGAAGTCACGCCCGAAGCGCGCGCTCAGGCCGACCGGCTGTTGGAGGGGGTGTGA